ATCCCAATTTGGTTCTCCCATTGAAGTATTTGGTAAAGCCAATAGAAAAGAATGGAACTACCTCGAAGGCAGAGTGATTCGTGTAGAACCGGCCAAAGCCATTGACAATGTCCTGGTCCTGGTAGGAAACCAAATGGTGTATGCGACTTATTCCGAACAAAACCTGCAAGGCCTAAAAGAAGGGGATTTGGTGAAAGTAGAGGTGAAGGGGTAGGGTTATAGTCATATGAAGTAAATAATCGTAAAGTTGAAGTTATTTAAAATTATATTTGGAGTCTTAATCTCAATAGGACTTGTTACACTTGGTTTTGTAATAACGAATTATTCTGAACATGGATTTTGGGTATCTATTTTCAGTATATCCATTCCATTAATTGCCTGGTACCTATCAAAAAATGGACAAAAACACATTGGACAAGGAATGTTACTATCCTCAGTGCTAATATTTTTACTTGCCATGATATTCATATTTTTAAGCATGTTACATTGATGAAAGAACAGAATATAGATATTGAATTCTTGATTTCCGCTTTTGCTTATCCATTTAGTTTAATGAACGAATCCTTTTATTTAAGAAAAAGAGATTTAAAAGTAATTGGAGTACATATTTTTGATTATGAGTTGGTTGATGAATCTAATTCAGAATATGATTCTGGTTTAACCCAGAGGGAAGAAAGAGATATCAAAGAAGCCATTATTGCAAAAGAAAAAAATTACGATAGCCATATTGATATTCCCCGTTTGACTATAGAAGAACGGTTTGAGATTATGACCGATTTCATTGAATCGACTTCTGAATTTAAAGAGGAATTGAGGAATAATAAGAAGACATTAATAGAATCAACAGAAAACTATGGAATAGAGTTTTATAAAAAAGGAATAAAGAAAGGAATAGAAATGGAATATCTGACGAAGGGAATTGAGGATAAAGACTTCAATTCCAAATGGTCTGAATTTTATAGAAATAGAATTAAGACCATTGCTTTGGAGTGGTTAGAAAATAAGAAGAGCTCATTACATAGATAGTATGTTTAACCCCTTGATTAGTTTGTGTTTATATGAAAGGAATACTCACCATAGTTTTATCATTTTGCTTTTCTATTATATTCGGACAAAACTATCTGCGCTATTATCTGCAGGTAAACGAAGCCAAATTACTGGCGGTGGATTCCAACTATTTGCAATCAGCTTTATTGTATCAAAAAACGTTTGAGGAATATGATTTCGAATTTGCCAGAGATTGTATTCATGCGGTGGAAGTAGCCGCAGTTTTAAAACAAGATTCATTAACCGCATATTTTTTGAAATGTGATTTAAAAAGAGGAGTTCCTATATCGTACTTTGATAGAGAACCAGAATTGGAAGAATTTAGATCAAGCACATATTATAGTGCGATCAATGATAGTGCTTTGAGATACCGACAAGAGTTTGAATCTGGGATCAACAAGGATCTTCGGAATGAGATCAATGCGATGTTTGCAGAAGATCAACGGATAAGAGAACGGTACTATAAATGGTGGAATTTTCCTTTTAAACCAATCATTGGAAACAAATGGGAGAAGTTGAATCAAGAGCAGGTAATTCGAATTATAGAAATAACCAAAGTTTATGGTTTTCCAGGAGAGAAACTTATAGGGATTGATTTTCCGGAATATCACGACAAGATAGATTCAACCCAGTTTTCTGCTGGAATGCCAATCATCATATTTATTCATCATTATAGTCAGCCCAATCCTTCATATGATTCTATTTTGCTGGGGCAGGTATTTAAAGGAAATCTGTATAATGAACATTTTGCTACGATATGTGATTTTGAAGCTGCGTTTGGAAAAGGTAAATATGAATGCTTTGGATATTATGGACTCCGACAAAAGCCTAAGAATTATACGTCAAACCAATTCATTGAAAAGAGAAATGAAATTGGAGCACTGTCTGATAATGATATCCAAAAACTGAATAGAAGTAAACTATTGACAAGGTTTTGGAATAGGTTGAAATAGAAGCAGCCGTATACTCTAAAACCCAAAGCCACTAGAGGTAAATCGTGAACCAAATTAAAAATTAAAGCCGCCTGAGAAAATAATAGGCTCGGGGAGTTTATGATTTTGATTCAAAGGTATATTTTACGATCACCCCATAACAGAAATAGCTTTACTTCATACTGATATATTTCAGGCAAGATTCTTAAAATCTTTTTAAGTACTATTTGGTTAGTAGTATTTTGCTTCATCGTTATGAAAAAATTACTTTTGAAAAGGAGTATGTAGTTAATCATTAATGTTGATTTTTCTATAGTTTTAATTATTAACCTTATTATTAATTTAATAACCTAAGTGGGTATGATAAAAAATAGTTTATTCGAGAATATAAAACAATACAATGAAATTGGCCAGGAGTATTGGAGTGCCAGAGAGTTATATTCAGCATTAGACTACCTAAAATGGGATAAGTTTCTTAATGTTTTAAAGAGAGCAGAAACGGCTTGTGAGAATTCAGGTCAAGAGCCGGAAGACCATTTTCTCCGAGTGGGGAAATTGGTTAAAATCGGATCAGGTGCGACAAGGGATATTGGTGATATTCAGCTTAGCCGTTACGCCTGTTACTTAATCGTACAAAATGCAGACCCATCAAAAGAAGTGATTGCAGTTGGTCAAACGTATTTTACTGTTCAAACCAGGAAACAAGAATTATATGAAAATGAATTTGAACAGTTAAAAACAGAAGATGATAAACGACTTTTTCTTAGAAAAGAAATGGCGGAGCACAACAAACAACTGGCGGATGCTGCTAAAAAAGCTGGAGTTATAAAACCTTGGGAATATGCCGTTTTTCAGAATCATGGTTACATGGGGTTATATAACGGATTAGGGGCAAAAGAAATTCATAAGAAAAAAGGATTAGAGAAAAATCAAAGTATCCTTGACCATATGGGTAGTACGGAGTTAGCGGCTAATCTTTTCCGGGCAACCCAAACGGAGGAAAAACTAAGAAGAGAAAACATTAAAGGGAAAGCAAAGGCGAACAAAACGCATTATGAGGTTGGTAAAAAAGTAAGACAAACTATCCAGGAGCTTGGGGGAGAAATGCCTGAAAATTTACCAACAGAAAAGAGCATTAAACAGATCAAAAAAGAACAAAAACCTATGAATATAGAAAGGAAAAAGAAAGAATAAATTTCTGAATAAAAAACCGTTACTTATCATACCCTGTACTAAGAAATTCATTTACCACATTGAAGTATGAATTAAGTCAAACCGGAAACGTAATGATCCAACTTTATGATGTCTCAGGCAGATGGATTCATACGATAAAGGATCAAAAGCAAACACAGGGCAATCATCAAATTGAAATTCGTTTAGCAGATCTACCTGAAGGAGTGTATTTCATCCAACTGCAAACTCCACAAGGCCAGCAAACCCTAAAACTTATTCGAACGAATCCATAACAAAATTGTCTACCGGCATACTTTTTAGACGGCCAATCTGTCGTTTTAGAAATGCATGACCAAAATCACATAAATATACCTCGCTTTATTTAAGTGGTTTATGTGTTTTGTACACGTATAAACCACATCATTAAAATACGTATTTACCACATTTTTTTTGTGAAGTGGAAGAGGTACATTTATGTGATTAAAGGTGGTGCTATTTGATTGGAAACGTTTGTAGTCGTTTGTAATTAATTATGATCGGATAGCATATTCTGTATAGTTATTAAAATTACTGTGTATGCAAAATATTATCCTCACAAGCATAATCGTTTTCTTTTCGTCTACTGCTAGTTACGCACAAAAACTTATTTGGTCTTCAGAGTTTGGTGGAACCAATTCAAATGGCGCTATAGTTAGCTATGAACTTTCCAATGGGCAAATAGAAACTCCGATTTCATTAAATGGAAGTCCAATGTATGGGATTAATATTCTATACGATTACGGTTCTAACGGGCTCGACAACACTGCTGGGATGATTGTAGGAAATGACAGCAACTACTATGGTATAAATTGCTTTGGTACCGGAACCAGATTGGAAGGCTCTTTAAATAAAGAAAGTGGAGGCCGAGGTTTCTTTTACCGTTATGAAAAAGCTACAGGAAAAGTTAAAGTCTTGCACTCATTTGTTGGGAATCAAGAATGGGATTCTGATTTAATCATACCTAGTGATGGTTTTGGTAACGACTTATCCGTTCCTGTATACAATGTTTTGGAAACATCCCCTGGCATTTTTTATGGCCTAGCGACTGGAGGAGGGACAAGTGGTAATGGAGGAGTTTGGAAATACGATATGAATACGCAAACCTATTCCGTAATTGGAAGCTTTAACGACACAGCAAACGATGTAGGATTTAACCCTGTTACAGCATTAATACAAGGTGATGGAAACAACATTTATGGTCTGAACCAATCTAAACACGGCCTCAGTAACCAAGGGTTCCTTTTTAAAATAGATACCAGCACTGATCAGTTATCTTTTGTAGCAGCACTCAATGCAGCTGGATGGGTAATGGCGCACCCCCATGGTCAAATGCTTTATAATTCGCCAACCAATACCATTTATGGCACAAAAGATCAGTTTGATGGCTCCTCTAACTGGGGAGGTGGCGTATGGAGCTATAACCTCACCACATCAACTCAAATCAACGAATGGACGATACTTTTCTCTCAAATTTCAACCTTAGGGAGTTTAGCTACGGGAATCATACAAGCGAATGATGGGTTTATGTATGTTACTACACGTGATGGTGGTGCTCATGGCGCAGGAACTATTATCAAATACACACCATCTGGCGGCACCTATGTAAAAGTATACGACTTTCCGGCTGGATTCAGTCTTGCATCCGGTTACGGAATGATTGCTGTTGGATCCAAAATATATGGAACTTGCTCTTGGAACTTAACTGATGAGCAAATTTGGTCGTACGATACGTTTACTGGAATATATCAAGCTGTATTGCAAGGCAACGAAACTGATCCCTTACATCCAGGAACATTATTAGATTATGGTATTGCCGCGGATGATGGAAAAATAATTGGAAGAACAAAGTACGCCTCTGCCCATGGAGCAGGTGCTATTTTCTCTCATGATGTTTCAACAGGTACGAACACAATTTTACATGACTGTGGTTCCAGAAATGGGCGCCATATTATTGGGGAAATGACACAAATTTCTGATTCTACATTCGTAGGTTACATTGCAAAAGGAGGCCCAATAAATAAATTTAATCCGGCTGATTCAACCATTCAATATGAGAGCGGAGCATTGGCCTTGTTTAACATCCTCTCTGGAGAGATTAAATACCTTGACAATCCTTTTGTCGTCTTCCCTGAAGACGAATTTGTTCAAAGACAAACTATGAATAGACCAATGCTCGGAAGCAATGGAAAACTTTATTACTCTGTGTACTCCTGGACTGGCTTTAATGCAGACAACAGAGTCTTGGAGCATGATTTGAACACTGCGGCCACAACAGCTTTTGCATTGCCCATAGCAACTGAATTGGACATTACTCCAGGGCTGCTTGACCTGCCAGGTGGTAGATTGTTGGCTGCATATCAGAATACTCTTCATTTATACGACTATATCAATGGAAACATGATTTCTACCGATACTTCTACGCATGACTGGAAGAAATATGGTCATATGAATCATAACTTGGTATTGGGGTCAAATGGTAAGATTTACGGAATGACCCAGCCCAGTACTTTGGGTTCCTCTCCTGGAGATAATGTAGGGGTCATCTATTCATTGGACACAACAACTTTCACATTTACAGTTGAACACCAATTTGACAGTTTGGTAAGAAATGTAAATGCCGGATTGGTAGAATACAACGGCAAACTTTATGGGTCCACCAATTTTTTAGGAACAAACAATCAGGGCTATCTATTTTCATTTGATATGGCTTCTGGCACTTTTGCTACTGAACATAGCTTTAACAAAGCTACAGATGGAGGTGGATTTAATGCACGATGGACTTTATTCAACAACAAATTGTATTCAACAGCAAGAACAGGTGGACAAAATGGATATGGAACTTTGGTCGAGTTTGATCCTTCAAGTTCTAGTTTCACAACCCTTAGTCATTTAACGATGGATAATGGTCGTTCTTTCAGGGGTACCCCTTTCCTATGGGATGATACATTCCTTTCTATAGTGGAAAACGGAAAGTTAGAGCCACTAAAAATATATCCAAATCCTGCTAAAACTGTGCTTTATATTGAGGGTGATAAAATGGAAACGATTGAAATCTATGATGCAACGGGTAAATTGATATTATCTCCATTAAATAGCAACACTATTGATATCCATTCTTTGCCAAAAGGTATTTACATCATTGTAGCTCAACAAGCTAAAAAATCTTTTTCGGCTAAATTTATTAAAGAATAGCATTGTTTTCAATATTAATCAACAACAGAACCAAATTCGCTAAAAAATAACGCACCACAACAAGATGTATAGTGCATAGCATCCTTCGGGATGCTACAGCACCATATATGGAACGTTGATTACCATATGACCAACTGACACTAATTGAATGATAGAAACTCAAATCTCAATTCGGATAAACAGAAAATCAGACTTAGACGTGATTAAGAATAGCATTATTAAAAATAGAATTCAGTTTCCGATTTATTTTTTCGAGTATGAAGAAAACTATAGCGTTAACCTTACCAGCGACTATGAAGAATGGGAATTGGATACAGAAATACTAAAGTGCTTTCCAGAATATGAGTTTACTGAAAATCCTGAGAAAGGTAGGAAGGAAATAAGATTACAAATATCTCGATATCAATCTGAATTATGTACTGACGGTTGGGGACGTCCAATAGAAAATCCATTAAACGAAACTAAATACTTAATAAGAAAATCAAAGAATAACATGCCAAAATTCAATCCAAGGATAACAGTACTGTTTGAGGACAAAGAACAAAGCTACTTTGTTAATATCGTTAATGGAATCAATAAAAGTACTAATGAAAAAGGCTACTTACTTCTTAATGAATTTAGGACCAAAAATGAAAATGATGAAACTAAAGTTTTAAAAGATAGACTTTATAAAACACCTTTAGAAGCTTTTCATTCTGCTTATTACAGAATGGGAAATTTAGTGAATGATGATTTTAAGGAATACATAAGAAACAAGAAAAAGGAAATTAGGAAAGAGCAAAGGATTCCAAGAAAAAAAGTCCGAGACTTTATAAATTCCTGCAATAAAAATGACTTGGATGGTATTTTTAAAGATCTTGACGAAAACATTCTTTTTAAGAAGAATAATAAATGGAAAACCGAATTTGAATTTAACGGCATCACGGAACTTAAAAAATACATAAAGTCTAAGAACCAAGACCTTTGTAATATGGAATTCAAGATAAGGTCTTCTTGGAATATAAATTTACCTTTTAATATAACTATTGGCGTTAAATATTTTCTTGACCCAAATAAAAAAGACAATATGACCCTTAAATACAGACAGTATATGTTTGAATTTAAAAATGAAAAAATAATAAGAATAACAGAAGAAAAATAAATAAGGTACACAACAATGGCTATAAGTAATTGCTTGTTCCCTTAGCAGATTGACATATCATAGCTTTCCAATCCATAAAACAATTAGGAAATCTCTCTAATAGTAACAAACAAGGTAAAAGCAGACGATCGCAATTAACCGTCTGCTTTAATTTTTGATTTAAACTTTTCCCATCCGCTCAAAGCCTTCCCACAAAATTTTTAAATTAAAAAGGGCATTTTTCTCTTGAGTATCCAGAGATAAATCGGTGTGATACAAGGCAAAATCATGAACCATTTTTAATGATTTGATGAGTTCATCAATTCCATGAAATTTGACAAAGTCAATAAATTCCGCTTCTGAAGCGTTTAAGGGAATTGGGGTTTTTGATTCGATGAAGACTGAACCATTGAGTGTTTTCCAGTGATTACCATTCGGGTAACCGTTTTGACCATTCTGTGTTGTCATGAGTAAAATGGATTAAATGAATAAAAAGAGGGAGAGTCACTGACAACACATTCCAAGCAATGCTTAGATAGGTCTCGGGACTTTCACCCGTATGCTCTCCCAAGATTTTCTGTTTAAACCGATTTTGAAATT
This genomic interval from bacterium SCSIO 12643 contains the following:
- a CDS encoding T9SS type A sorting domain-containing protein, producing the protein MQNIILTSIIVFFSSTASYAQKLIWSSEFGGTNSNGAIVSYELSNGQIETPISLNGSPMYGINILYDYGSNGLDNTAGMIVGNDSNYYGINCFGTGTRLEGSLNKESGGRGFFYRYEKATGKVKVLHSFVGNQEWDSDLIIPSDGFGNDLSVPVYNVLETSPGIFYGLATGGGTSGNGGVWKYDMNTQTYSVIGSFNDTANDVGFNPVTALIQGDGNNIYGLNQSKHGLSNQGFLFKIDTSTDQLSFVAALNAAGWVMAHPHGQMLYNSPTNTIYGTKDQFDGSSNWGGGVWSYNLTTSTQINEWTILFSQISTLGSLATGIIQANDGFMYVTTRDGGAHGAGTIIKYTPSGGTYVKVYDFPAGFSLASGYGMIAVGSKIYGTCSWNLTDEQIWSYDTFTGIYQAVLQGNETDPLHPGTLLDYGIAADDGKIIGRTKYASAHGAGAIFSHDVSTGTNTILHDCGSRNGRHIIGEMTQISDSTFVGYIAKGGPINKFNPADSTIQYESGALALFNILSGEIKYLDNPFVVFPEDEFVQRQTMNRPMLGSNGKLYYSVYSWTGFNADNRVLEHDLNTAATTAFALPIATELDITPGLLDLPGGRLLAAYQNTLHLYDYINGNMISTDTSTHDWKKYGHMNHNLVLGSNGKIYGMTQPSTLGSSPGDNVGVIYSLDTTTFTFTVEHQFDSLVRNVNAGLVEYNGKLYGSTNFLGTNNQGYLFSFDMASGTFATEHSFNKATDGGGFNARWTLFNNKLYSTARTGGQNGYGTLVEFDPSSSSFTTLSHLTMDNGRSFRGTPFLWDDTFLSIVENGKLEPLKIYPNPAKTVLYIEGDKMETIEIYDATGKLILSPLNSNTIDIHSLPKGIYIIVAQQAKKSFSAKFIKE
- the dinD gene encoding DNA damage-inducible protein D yields the protein MIKNSLFENIKQYNEIGQEYWSARELYSALDYLKWDKFLNVLKRAETACENSGQEPEDHFLRVGKLVKIGSGATRDIGDIQLSRYACYLIVQNADPSKEVIAVGQTYFTVQTRKQELYENEFEQLKTEDDKRLFLRKEMAEHNKQLADAAKKAGVIKPWEYAVFQNHGYMGLYNGLGAKEIHKKKGLEKNQSILDHMGSTELAANLFRATQTEEKLRRENIKGKAKANKTHYEVGKKVRQTIQELGGEMPENLPTEKSIKQIKKEQKPMNIERKKKE
- a CDS encoding T9SS type A sorting domain-containing protein, with the translated sequence MKYELSQTGNVMIQLYDVSGRWIHTIKDQKQTQGNHQIEIRLADLPEGVYFIQLQTPQGQQTLKLIRTNP